CAGGAGCTGGGGGCAAAGGTTGGAGCGATCAGCTGCAACGAGTACTCAGCGGTATTCGACCATGCTGACCATAAAATATACATAGCAGTCGATGCTGAGATCATCACCGGCTCAACGAGGATGAAATCGGGAACAGCTCAAAAACTGGTGCTGAATATGATCACCACAACGGCGATGATTAGAATCGGAAAGGTGTATAATAACTTGATGGTTGACCTGCTTCCCCTGAACTCAAAGCTGGTTGACCGAGCCAAGCGCCTGATCAGTGAGGTGACTGCTTGTAGCAGGGAGGAAGCGGAAACACTCTATGAGGCGAGCAACGGCAGCATCCGTGTCGCCATCCTCATGCATTTACTCTCCGTCAATGCAGAGGAGGCAAAGAACTTGCTTGAGAAGAGTGAAGGTAGCTTGAACCGGGCACTGGACAGCAGAGGAGTGGTACATTGAGAGAAGGCTTTACTTTTGGTATTGATGGAGGAGCAACACGCTCACGTCTTGCCGTTCAGGATGCAGAGGGGAATCGGGTACGCTTGGTAACCGGTGGACCGACCAACCTCTACACAGGAAAACCCGAAGAGGCTGCCCTGCATCTGCGCGAGCTCTTTGACCAGGTCAAGGAGTTTGGCCCGTTCAAGGCAGGATGCATCGGCTCGGCAGGACTGGGAAGGGAGAGCGAGAAAAACACTTTTTCCAGCATCCTGGAGACGCTGCTTCCCTCTGTTCCCATTATGCTCTGCAGCGATGGGGAGATTCTCCTGGCCGGTGGGCTTGGTGGCCCTGAGGGATATGCATTGATCAGCGGAACAGGCAGCATTGCTTTAAGCAGGACAAAGGACGGAAAGACTATGCGATCAGGTGGCTATGGCTACCTCCTCGGGGATGAGGGCTCTGCTTACTGGATCGCTCACCAGGCATTGAAGCGGTCCCTCCGCTCCCTCGAGAGGAGAGACCTTCCCACAAGTATGCTGGAGAGTCTCCTCGAAGCCTGCGCCCTGCAGAAGAGCGAGGAATTGGTTTCCTATGTACACCACCAGGCAAGCAAGGCTGATATTGCCTCCCTCGCCCCGATTGTGACCACGTTTGCGATACAGGAAGACCCATTGGCGCTTGCTATCCTCGAACAAGCTGCAAGGGAGTTGGCCACCTTAATAGAGGCGGTGCAGAATCCTGAGATCCGAAACAATGAACTGGTGGTAGCGGGCGGTGTTTTGGAACACGACCCAATCGTGCGTCCACTGTTCGAAACCTTTCTCGCTGAACGCTTGGAACACCTTGTCATCATTGAAAGCAGAGGAACTGCTCTCGATGGAGCATGCCTGCTGGCAAGGGAGTTGGAGAGATAAGGAAACTCAATATCAAGTTATTTAATTATATAAAGATAACAATACCTAACAAGCAGTTCAAGACCAACACATCTTCGCTAGTATGCCTTGCATATGTGTAAAGTATGGTGTAAAGTGTGGTTGGAGGCTAGGTATGAACAGCACGAAAATGACGTTATCGAATGGCCCACTTACCGCCGTGCTCATCCAACTAAAGTTCTCACCAATTATGCAAATTGCAGAATATATCCCAAAAGTACAAGATCTGTTGAGGAGAAAAGATTTTCCTCTATTTGATGTGCTACAAGGTGAGAACTTTCAAACAGGCCCACATGGCGAAATTAAAACAGAGAAGTTAGAGCAATGGGTTTTTTCATCCAATGATTATTCTGAGAATATTCTCATCGACAAGGATACCCTCACCTACCAAATCACTGACTGCAGTGGGTATGATTACCAGGCATTTATTGGAAAATTTATCGAGGCGGTGAACAGTTTAGATTCCATTGTTGATATCTCAGCCATCACTCGTCTTGGTCTAAGGTATATTAATGCAATTCCAGAAAAAGAGAACCTTTCTTGGAAAGAAGTATTACATGAGCATTTTCATGGAATGCAATTTCCAGAATCGGTATCATGGAGTGACAATGCCTTATTTGCTTACTCAACACAACGTGGTGTTCAAATAGAGTCTATAAAAATGTTGAGCAATTTCCAATTGAGGATTATGCAAAACCTCAATGGATATAAATATCCCCAGGATATTATCAAATTCCCATTGGGAGCTCCGGAAGTTTTTCAGGATATAAACCTCGTCACCTTTGTTGATATTGATCACTACATTCTCCTGAAAGCAGCAAAAAAGCATGAGGTCATTGAACAATTGGACTCCATCTTTGGGGAATTGCATGCAGCCATAGAAGAGGTATTCTTTACTAG
The sequence above is drawn from the uncultured Sphaerochaeta sp. genome and encodes:
- a CDS encoding BadF/BadG/BcrA/BcrD ATPase family protein: MREGFTFGIDGGATRSRLAVQDAEGNRVRLVTGGPTNLYTGKPEEAALHLRELFDQVKEFGPFKAGCIGSAGLGRESEKNTFSSILETLLPSVPIMLCSDGEILLAGGLGGPEGYALISGTGSIALSRTKDGKTMRSGGYGYLLGDEGSAYWIAHQALKRSLRSLERRDLPTSMLESLLEACALQKSEELVSYVHHQASKADIASLAPIVTTFAIQEDPLALAILEQAARELATLIEAVQNPEIRNNELVVAGGVLEHDPIVRPLFETFLAERLEHLVIIESRGTALDGACLLARELER
- a CDS encoding TIGR04255 family protein — protein: MNSTKMTLSNGPLTAVLIQLKFSPIMQIAEYIPKVQDLLRRKDFPLFDVLQGENFQTGPHGEIKTEKLEQWVFSSNDYSENILIDKDTLTYQITDCSGYDYQAFIGKFIEAVNSLDSIVDISAITRLGLRYINAIPEKENLSWKEVLHEHFHGMQFPESVSWSDNALFAYSTQRGVQIESIKMLSNFQLRIMQNLNGYKYPQDIIKFPLGAPEVFQDINLVTFVDIDHYILLKAAKKHEVIEQLDSIFGELHAAIEEVFFTSVISEKAKEVWK